A genomic segment from Deinococcus humi encodes:
- the ftsA gene encoding cell division protein FtsA, producing the protein MKDNTIIVGLDIGTTKITTVIGEVASGGGIDIIGEGTVPSEGMKRGSVVNLERATQAIKQSVLAAERVAGVKVSNVYVCVAGNHAKAITSHGLAAIRRNQEIGQPDVDRAIENARAVPLDPNLEIIHTLPQEYVVDGQEGIKSAVGMHGVRLEVDVHIVAGTAGPLLNLRRCVQEAGLQVEGFVLHVLASGLATLEALEQTQTVIVIDMGGGTTDIGVFKRGNLAHSATIPIGGEHVTADLAQILKIPMEEAENVKKRYGSALPDLADQDLTLEITTASGSTHAISAFELSRIIKPRLSEIFSMIREEIDHTLGPAELVAQGVVLTGGASLLRGTVELARDRFRLPVRIGRPRGIGGLTDIVGGPEHAASVGLVLYSLGENGRVPQIVFKEPELPAPIIDDFKDPALPKPTPKPTPPASKPATGDAGAGLINRVRNWLKEWT; encoded by the coding sequence ATGAAGGACAACACGATCATCGTGGGCCTGGACATCGGGACCACCAAAATCACCACCGTTATCGGCGAGGTCGCCTCTGGCGGCGGGATCGACATTATCGGCGAAGGCACCGTGCCCAGCGAGGGCATGAAGCGCGGCAGCGTGGTTAACCTGGAACGCGCCACCCAAGCCATCAAACAGTCTGTCCTGGCCGCCGAACGGGTGGCCGGCGTCAAGGTCAGCAACGTCTACGTGTGTGTGGCGGGCAACCACGCCAAGGCGATCACCAGCCACGGTTTGGCCGCCATCCGGCGCAACCAGGAAATCGGGCAGCCGGATGTGGACCGCGCCATCGAGAACGCCCGCGCCGTGCCGCTGGATCCCAACCTCGAAATTATCCATACGTTGCCACAGGAATACGTGGTGGACGGTCAGGAAGGCATCAAGAGCGCGGTGGGCATGCACGGCGTCCGACTGGAAGTTGACGTGCACATCGTGGCTGGAACCGCCGGACCGCTGCTGAACCTGCGCCGCTGCGTGCAGGAGGCTGGCCTGCAGGTGGAGGGTTTCGTGCTCCATGTGCTGGCCTCTGGACTGGCGACGCTGGAAGCGCTGGAGCAGACCCAGACGGTCATCGTGATTGACATGGGCGGCGGCACCACGGATATTGGCGTCTTCAAGCGGGGCAATCTGGCGCACTCGGCCACCATTCCGATCGGCGGCGAACACGTGACGGCGGACCTGGCACAGATCCTCAAGATTCCCATGGAGGAGGCCGAAAACGTCAAGAAGCGTTACGGCTCGGCCCTGCCCGATCTGGCCGACCAGGACCTGACGCTGGAGATCACCACCGCGTCGGGCAGCACCCACGCCATCAGCGCCTTCGAGTTGTCGCGCATCATCAAGCCGCGCCTATCGGAGATCTTCTCGATGATCCGCGAGGAGATCGACCACACCCTCGGCCCGGCCGAGTTGGTGGCGCAGGGCGTGGTCCTGACCGGTGGCGCGTCGCTGCTGCGCGGCACGGTGGAACTGGCCCGTGACCGTTTCCGTCTGCCCGTCCGGATTGGGCGTCCGCGCGGCATCGGCGGTCTGACCGACATCGTCGGCGGCCCGGAACACGCGGCGAGTGTGGGCCTGGTGCTGTACAGCCTGGGGGAAAACGGGCGCGTGCCGCAGATCGTTTTCAAGGAACCCGAACTCCCGGCGCCCATCATCGACGATTTCAAGGACCCAGCTCTTCCGAAGCCCACCCCCAAACCCACGCCCCCAGCCTCCAAGCCAGCCACTGGCGACGCGGGCGCAGGCCTGATCAACCGGGTGCGCAACTGGCTCAAGGAATGGACCTGA
- a CDS encoding FtsQ-type POTRA domain-containing protein: MSIPDDAAPEAKVVSAPSLSTLRPPSRRRWWWLGGGILLAGALIASWFALPIRSVEVTGQQHLSAQRVRDLAGLTPQFGWLYYGTWRARGLLNDPWVRSALVTRRFPDTVTVQISERLPVARWQTADGTVVALAADGTVLPRTSQQNSELTRLPMIQGWGPSRLTEALKVLTVLGGYNVESVAYTPTGLRAKMPAGSVWSGDLKSLLKYAGSIGMYPKQNINIYPWGVSVQE; the protein is encoded by the coding sequence GTGAGCATCCCCGATGACGCAGCGCCGGAGGCAAAGGTTGTCTCCGCGCCCTCGCTGTCCACGCTGCGTCCGCCGTCGCGCCGCCGGTGGTGGTGGCTCGGCGGGGGTATCCTGCTGGCCGGGGCCCTGATTGCCAGTTGGTTCGCGCTGCCCATCCGTAGCGTCGAGGTGACGGGCCAACAGCACCTGAGCGCTCAGCGCGTCCGTGATCTGGCGGGCCTGACCCCACAGTTTGGCTGGTTGTACTACGGGACGTGGCGGGCGCGCGGGTTGCTGAATGATCCCTGGGTTCGTTCGGCCCTCGTCACGCGGCGTTTTCCCGACACGGTGACCGTGCAGATTAGCGAGCGTCTGCCAGTGGCCCGCTGGCAGACAGCAGATGGAACGGTGGTGGCGCTGGCGGCAGACGGCACGGTCTTGCCCAGAACCTCACAGCAAAACTCCGAATTGACCCGGCTCCCCATGATCCAGGGCTGGGGTCCGTCGCGACTGACCGAGGCCCTGAAGGTGTTGACGGTCCTGGGCGGTTACAATGTTGAGTCGGTGGCCTACACGCCAACTGGACTCAGGGCAAAAATGCCGGCTGGGTCCGTCTGGAGCGGCGACCTCAAATCCTTACTGAAGTATGCTGGGAGTATCGGCATGTATCCAAAACAGAACATCAACATCTACCCCTGGGGGGTGAGCGTCCAGGAATGA
- a CDS encoding UDP-N-acetylmuramate dehydrogenase: protein MTATPESRTGARVQRLALARFTTLGVGGEAEVWVVTNHEQLAEAMEEPYRILGGGSNLVISDQGVPERVIRLSGPLAERDLTPDPDLSDPDRIVTGWVGGGVPLPGLIRALQKLGYSNLEGTVGIPAQVGGAVWMNAGTRYGEMFDGLHTLEIATPAGLRVVTPDDLRWGYRDSGIPRNHIVTRVRLKLQKRTPEEVLAKMTLADTARKGQPKMKTPGCAFKNPGGVGAGRLIDEAGLKGTRVGNALIAPEHANFIVNLGGATAADVHALLDLIRQRVGVPLELEYELWPGEVQLGASLPAQWALEPT, encoded by the coding sequence GTGACCGCGACGCCTGAAAGCCGCACAGGCGCCCGGGTCCAAAGGCTCGCGCTGGCCCGCTTCACAACGCTGGGCGTGGGCGGCGAGGCCGAGGTCTGGGTCGTCACCAACCATGAGCAGCTGGCCGAGGCCATGGAAGAGCCGTACCGCATCCTGGGCGGCGGCAGCAATCTAGTGATCTCCGACCAAGGGGTGCCGGAACGGGTGATCCGTCTTAGTGGCCCGCTGGCCGAGCGTGACCTGACCCCTGACCCTGACCTGAGCGATCCGGACCGGATCGTGACCGGCTGGGTGGGCGGCGGCGTGCCCCTGCCCGGCCTGATTCGCGCGCTGCAAAAACTGGGCTACAGCAATCTGGAAGGCACCGTGGGCATTCCTGCGCAGGTGGGCGGCGCAGTCTGGATGAACGCTGGAACGCGCTACGGCGAGATGTTCGACGGTCTGCACACGTTGGAAATCGCCACGCCAGCTGGGCTCAGGGTGGTCACGCCGGATGACCTGCGCTGGGGCTACCGCGACAGCGGCATTCCACGCAACCACATCGTGACCCGGGTACGCCTGAAACTCCAGAAAAGGACGCCTGAAGAGGTTCTGGCGAAGATGACGCTGGCGGATACTGCGCGCAAGGGCCAGCCCAAGATGAAGACGCCGGGCTGCGCCTTCAAAAACCCCGGCGGCGTTGGGGCCGGACGGCTTATTGACGAGGCGGGGCTGAAGGGCACGCGGGTGGGCAACGCGCTGATTGCCCCTGAACACGCCAACTTCATCGTGAATCTGGGCGGCGCGACCGCAGCCGACGTTCACGCCCTGCTGGACCTGATCCGCCAGCGCGTGGGGGTGCCGCTGGAACTGGAGTACGAGCTGTGGCCCGGTGAGGTGCAGTTGGGGGCCTCGCTCCCAGCCCAGTGGGCACTGGAACCAACGTGA
- the murC gene encoding UDP-N-acetylmuramate--L-alanine ligase — translation MTDSPLSQPTPDTTYPGQPHYHLMGIGGIGMSAFARLLRARGAQVSGCDESKSELTAQLQAEGIAVDIGHAAAHVTGQLHGKIDVLVASEAVPKSHPELVAAREAGIEVRPRMALLDELLRAGPSIGVIGTHGKTTTTSMIAVALAGAGLDPSAFVGGIVPEFGSNARVGAGPFVAEVDESDRAFAELGSQTAVFTNAEDDHVGGNQATYWATVEEQHAGFARYVAQSDRVLLCADWPGLDELCAGAKEILSYGQAQDADYRAVNLRPDPDGTSFNVTFQGATLGEARVGLPGVHNVLNALAALAVNHLYGGEFEAAAAALAAFGGPGRRWQRIGTLNGALVIDDYAHNATKVAAAVQAARQTGRRVRVVFQPHRYLRTQQSWPRLADALMDADEVLLLDIAAASETPIEGIHATLISERMTGNGHTGVSYLPDRTEVLRQLRTSAAPGDVIVTMGAGDVWKLARELVGPGAAGVSK, via the coding sequence ATGACTGACTCTCCCCTTTCCCAGCCCACCCCAGACACCACTTACCCTGGCCAGCCTCACTACCACCTGATGGGCATCGGCGGCATTGGCATGAGTGCCTTTGCCCGGTTGCTGCGCGCGCGCGGGGCACAGGTCAGCGGCTGCGACGAGTCCAAGAGCGAACTGACCGCCCAGCTTCAGGCCGAGGGAATCGCGGTGGACATCGGTCACGCGGCGGCACATGTCACCGGCCAACTTCACGGCAAGATCGACGTTCTGGTGGCGTCGGAGGCGGTGCCCAAGTCGCACCCGGAACTGGTGGCCGCGCGGGAAGCAGGCATCGAGGTCCGCCCACGTATGGCCCTGCTGGATGAACTGCTGCGCGCCGGCCCTAGCATCGGCGTGATCGGCACGCACGGTAAGACCACCACCACCAGCATGATCGCCGTGGCGCTCGCCGGGGCAGGGCTCGACCCCTCGGCCTTCGTGGGCGGCATCGTGCCGGAATTCGGCAGCAACGCCCGCGTGGGCGCTGGGCCTTTTGTGGCGGAGGTGGACGAATCAGACCGTGCCTTCGCCGAACTGGGCAGCCAGACCGCCGTGTTCACCAACGCCGAGGACGATCATGTGGGCGGCAATCAGGCCACCTACTGGGCCACCGTCGAGGAACAACACGCCGGTTTCGCGCGGTATGTGGCGCAGTCGGACCGGGTGCTGCTGTGCGCCGACTGGCCGGGTCTGGACGAACTGTGCGCCGGGGCCAAGGAGATTCTCAGCTACGGGCAGGCACAGGACGCCGACTACCGCGCCGTGAATCTGCGCCCGGATCCGGATGGAACCTCGTTTAACGTCACTTTCCAGGGAGCGACGCTGGGTGAGGCACGCGTGGGGCTCCCCGGGGTGCACAACGTCCTGAACGCGCTGGCGGCGCTGGCGGTCAATCACCTGTACGGCGGCGAGTTCGAGGCGGCGGCGGCGGCGCTGGCTGCGTTCGGGGGACCGGGCCGCCGCTGGCAGCGAATCGGCACCCTGAACGGCGCGCTGGTGATCGACGATTACGCACACAACGCCACCAAGGTGGCCGCCGCCGTGCAAGCCGCACGCCAGACCGGGCGGCGCGTGCGGGTGGTGTTCCAACCGCACCGCTACCTGAGAACGCAGCAGAGCTGGCCCCGGCTGGCCGACGCTCTGATGGACGCCGACGAGGTGTTGCTGCTCGACATCGCTGCCGCCTCCGAGACTCCCATAGAGGGCATCCACGCCACGCTGATTTCGGAGCGGATGACCGGCAACGGGCACACGGGCGTGAGCTACCTGCCGGACCGCACCGAAGTGCTGCGGCAGCTGCGCACTTCGGCAGCCCCCGGCGACGTCATCGTGACGATGGGTGCGGGCGACGTGTGGAAGCTGGCCCGCGAACTGGTCGGGCCGGGGGCTGCCGGGGTGTCGAAGTGA
- the murG gene encoding undecaprenyldiphospho-muramoylpentapeptide beta-N-acetylglucosaminyltransferase produces the protein MALVVMATGGTGGHIYPAVATAHELTRRGHAAMILGQRGGMEERIAAEQGLPFQGVDAGKLARSGQGRPDPRELIRAGQGVAQARAVLSKLRPGAVVGYGGFASLPGVLAAQSLRIPTVLHEQNARLGLTQRLAVRQARAVGTAYERVLGLDPRKASMVGMPVREDRMDRMEALSRLNLRVGPLTLLVMGGSQGSLFLNNNVPDTLRNILGTEGLLESGSAATTARIDLQFEPQGERDLVRDLVSEAVGSEAIQVLHSTGPRWFPEVASRVQDMDWYHATGFVDAVAAWSAADLAITRAGTGTLAEAAFHGVPTIMVPLPESAENHQFHNARMVQEAGAGILVEQARVSAELGAAVLQCSSPAMRAEMRDAALGRSPVGAAGRFADLIERHLR, from the coding sequence ATGGCTCTGGTGGTAATGGCGACAGGCGGAACGGGCGGACATATTTACCCGGCGGTGGCAACCGCGCACGAACTCACTCGGCGCGGGCACGCGGCCATGATTCTGGGGCAGCGTGGCGGCATGGAAGAACGCATTGCCGCCGAGCAGGGCCTGCCCTTTCAGGGTGTGGACGCGGGCAAACTGGCCCGCAGCGGGCAGGGCCGCCCGGATCCCCGCGAGCTGATCCGGGCCGGGCAGGGCGTGGCGCAGGCACGGGCAGTGCTATCCAAACTCAGGCCCGGCGCAGTGGTGGGCTACGGCGGCTTTGCCAGCCTGCCGGGGGTGCTGGCCGCCCAGAGCCTGCGCATTCCTACCGTCCTGCACGAACAGAACGCCCGCCTGGGCCTGACGCAGCGGCTGGCGGTTCGTCAGGCGCGGGCAGTGGGCACCGCCTACGAGCGAGTGTTGGGCCTGGATCCTCGTAAGGCCAGCATGGTGGGCATGCCGGTGCGCGAGGACCGCATGGACCGCATGGAGGCGCTGAGCCGTCTGAACCTGCGTGTTGGCCCGCTGACGCTTCTGGTGATGGGCGGCTCGCAGGGATCTCTGTTCCTGAACAACAACGTGCCAGACACGCTGCGCAATATCCTGGGCACAGAGGGCCTGCTGGAAAGCGGCTCGGCAGCCACCACCGCGCGGATTGACCTGCAGTTCGAGCCGCAGGGCGAGCGCGATCTGGTGCGCGATCTGGTCTCGGAAGCGGTGGGCAGCGAGGCCATTCAGGTACTGCACTCCACCGGACCGCGCTGGTTTCCAGAGGTCGCCTCGCGGGTGCAGGACATGGACTGGTATCACGCCACGGGATTCGTGGACGCCGTGGCGGCGTGGTCGGCGGCGGACCTGGCGATCACGCGAGCGGGAACAGGCACGCTGGCCGAGGCCGCCTTTCATGGCGTGCCGACGATCATGGTCCCACTCCCTGAATCGGCGGAGAACCACCAGTTCCACAACGCCCGCATGGTTCAGGAGGCGGGCGCTGGCATCCTGGTCGAGCAGGCCCGCGTGAGCGCCGAGCTGGGGGCGGCGGTGTTACAGTGTTCCTCGCCTGCCATGCGCGCCGAGATGCGCGACGCGGCGCTGGGGCGCTCCCCGGTGGGTGCCGCCGGGCGCTTCGCCGATCTGATCGAGAGGCACCTGCGCTGA
- a CDS encoding pyridoxal phosphate-dependent aminotransferase, which produces MSSPFLLSARALSLKPSSTVAVTGRALELQKAGVDVISMSVGEPDFDTPPHVKAAAIRAIESGRTKYTPVSGIPELREAISAKFQRENGLDYAPDAVTVTSGGKQALFNAFLALLNPGDEVLIPAPYWVSYPEMVALTGAFPVPVPTHAAAGFQLDPQALEARVTPMTRMIVLNSPGNPTGAVFTPDVLRAVAEVAMRHNLMIVTDEMYEHLVYDAQQISIGTFAPEHTLTVNGASKAYAMTGWRIGYAGGPKSVIAAMNALQSQSTSNASSVSQYAALAALAEHEETARFVEMALGAYRQRRDRIVAGLNALGLKTPTPQGAFYVMADTTRIHPDELEATRIILDDARVAVVPGTDFAAPGQVRLSYATSMENIEEVLKRLGGLLQGRAQEE; this is translated from the coding sequence ATGAGCAGCCCCTTTCTGCTATCGGCGCGCGCGCTGAGCCTCAAACCTTCCTCGACGGTGGCCGTCACGGGCCGCGCCCTGGAGCTGCAAAAGGCCGGGGTTGACGTGATCAGCATGAGCGTGGGCGAACCGGATTTCGACACGCCCCCGCATGTCAAGGCCGCTGCGATTCGCGCCATCGAATCGGGCCGGACCAAATACACCCCGGTCAGCGGCATCCCCGAACTGCGGGAAGCCATCAGCGCCAAGTTCCAGCGTGAGAATGGGCTGGACTACGCGCCGGACGCCGTGACGGTCACGTCGGGCGGAAAGCAGGCGCTGTTCAATGCTTTCCTCGCGCTGCTCAATCCCGGCGACGAGGTGCTGATTCCCGCGCCGTACTGGGTCAGTTACCCAGAGATGGTGGCGTTGACCGGGGCCTTCCCGGTTCCGGTGCCCACGCACGCGGCAGCCGGCTTCCAGCTCGATCCGCAGGCGCTGGAGGCGCGTGTGACGCCCATGACCCGCATGATCGTGCTAAACAGCCCTGGTAATCCCACAGGGGCTGTTTTCACGCCGGACGTGTTGCGGGCGGTGGCCGAGGTCGCTATGCGCCACAACCTGATGATCGTGACCGACGAGATGTACGAACACCTGGTCTACGACGCCCAGCAGATCAGCATCGGCACCTTTGCGCCGGAACACACGCTGACGGTCAACGGGGCCAGCAAGGCGTATGCCATGACCGGCTGGCGCATCGGTTACGCGGGCGGCCCGAAGTCAGTGATCGCCGCCATGAACGCCCTGCAATCGCAGAGTACAAGCAACGCCAGCAGCGTCTCGCAGTACGCCGCCCTGGCCGCGTTGGCCGAGCATGAGGAAACGGCGCGGTTCGTCGAGATGGCGCTCGGGGCATACCGTCAGCGACGGGACCGCATCGTGGCAGGGCTAAACGCATTGGGCCTGAAAACGCCCACGCCACAGGGGGCCTTCTACGTGATGGCCGACACCACCCGCATACACCCTGACGAGCTGGAGGCAACCCGGATCATCCTGGATGACGCGCGGGTGGCCGTGGTCCCGGGCACCGATTTCGCTGCCCCCGGTCAGGTCCGGCTCAGTTACGCCACCAGTATGGAAAACATCGAGGAGGTGTTAAAGCGGCTGGGCGGGCTGCTGCAGGGTCGGGCACAGGAGGAATAA
- a CDS encoding response regulator transcription factor, translating into MRLVIADDHPLFRMGLKYALMHQGFDVVAEAADGLSALDACRTLQPDAALLDIKMPGMTGIEVCERLRMTHPQVVSVLITTFAEPAIVQAARAAGARGYVSKETDPESLARQLRDIVAHPEVDRLPQVDVPRLTPRESEVLPLLAQGYSNKEIAKNLGVSPDTVKDHLARLYAKLDAGDRTQAVSRARSIGLLH; encoded by the coding sequence ATGAGACTTGTTATCGCCGACGATCACCCGCTGTTCCGCATGGGCCTCAAGTACGCCCTGATGCACCAGGGCTTCGACGTGGTGGCCGAGGCCGCCGACGGCCTGAGCGCCCTGGACGCCTGCCGCACGCTACAACCAGACGCCGCCCTGCTGGACATCAAGATGCCCGGCATGACCGGCATCGAGGTCTGTGAACGGCTCCGCATGACCCACCCCCAGGTCGTCAGCGTGCTGATCACCACCTTCGCCGAACCCGCCATCGTGCAGGCCGCCCGCGCTGCCGGGGCGCGCGGATACGTGAGCAAGGAAACCGATCCCGAGAGCCTGGCCCGTCAACTGCGCGACATCGTGGCGCACCCCGAGGTTGACCGCCTGCCGCAGGTGGACGTGCCCCGGCTGACCCCCCGCGAGTCTGAGGTCCTGCCGCTGCTGGCCCAGGGCTACAGCAACAAGGAAATCGCCAAGAACCTGGGCGTCAGTCCCGACACTGTCAAGGACCATCTGGCCCGCCTGTACGCCAAACTCGACGCCGGGGACCGCACCCAGGCGGTCAGCCGCGCCCGCTCAATTGGCCTGCTGCACTGA
- a CDS encoding sensor histidine kinase, with protein sequence MSGRLISELPEQDLAGRRRASRNTLRAQFALVIFLLAFLPNLVLTLTAQPALPAGALVGWMLLVGVLCGMVGYVLSGALLRPLSRLQAEVEGGELTPHADDPAEILRLRRAFSDLLSRLGTEQTRRNAFMATLVHDLKTPLIAAGHLTHALVHLPMPDAERREVGAQMGAETARLLALVQQMADAHRFEREDVMVQSAPTDLRALLDGVARRVKPQAEWGGVEVTVDGSGYALADAQVLERAVTNLTENAIRYAHSKVELRVTPGGLVVADDGPGLGGSLAQLAQPFTSQPTTIAGQQYTAGTAGLGLFIARRIAEAHGGELHYTHQPHGLPSHEAASPLPASALPTVFTLTLPEVTP encoded by the coding sequence GTGAGTGGCCGCCTGATCTCCGAACTGCCTGAACAGGATCTGGCCGGACGGCGCAGGGCGTCGCGCAACACTCTGCGGGCCCAGTTCGCGCTGGTGATCTTCCTGCTGGCGTTCCTGCCCAATCTGGTCCTCACGCTGACCGCCCAGCCCGCCCTACCGGCAGGAGCCCTGGTGGGCTGGATGCTGCTGGTGGGCGTGTTGTGCGGGATGGTGGGCTACGTCCTAAGTGGCGCGTTGCTGCGGCCCCTCAGCCGCCTGCAGGCCGAGGTGGAGGGCGGCGAACTGACCCCCCACGCCGACGACCCGGCGGAAATCCTGCGGCTGCGCCGCGCCTTCTCGGACCTGCTGAGCCGGCTGGGCACCGAGCAGACACGGCGCAACGCCTTTATGGCAACGCTGGTGCATGACCTGAAGACTCCGCTGATCGCCGCCGGACACCTCACGCACGCGCTGGTCCACCTTCCCATGCCCGATGCCGAGCGCCGGGAAGTGGGTGCCCAGATGGGGGCCGAGACCGCCCGGCTGCTGGCGCTGGTGCAGCAGATGGCCGACGCCCACCGATTCGAGCGCGAGGACGTCATGGTCCAGAGCGCCCCCACCGATCTGCGCGCTCTGCTCGACGGCGTGGCCCGCCGGGTCAAGCCGCAGGCCGAGTGGGGCGGAGTGGAAGTGACAGTGGACGGCAGTGGCTACGCCCTGGCCGACGCTCAGGTGCTGGAACGCGCCGTGACCAACCTGACCGAGAACGCCATTCGCTACGCCCACTCGAAGGTAGAACTGCGGGTCACGCCCGGCGGACTGGTGGTGGCTGACGACGGCCCCGGCTTGGGCGGCTCGCTTGCTCAACTGGCGCAGCCCTTTACCTCACAGCCCACCACCATCGCTGGACAGCAATACACCGCCGGAACCGCTGGACTGGGACTCTTCATCGCCCGCCGTATCGCCGAGGCCCACGGCGGCGAGTTGCACTACACCCACCAACCCCACGGACTCCCCTCCCACGAGGCCGCCAGCCCACTGCCCGCATCCGCTCTGCCCACCGTTTTCACGCTCACTCTTCCGGAGGTCACCCCATGA
- a CDS encoding MBL fold metallo-hydrolase — MRQPSVHGHVRVWSLPTGPLQENVVLVAGAQGEGFLFDPGDDAERILALIRDSGVTVRGILLTHAHFDHIGAVQPVREALQVPVWLHPADLPLYSMGAASAGRWNLPFIQPEAPDHDIAQDQIFTAGDLTLMARELPGHAPGHVVFLAGTDGENGVVVAGDTLFQGSIGRTDLPGGDHPTLLAGINRELLTLPDATAVYSGHGGATTIGAERRCNPFLR; from the coding sequence ATGCGGCAACCTTCTGTCCACGGTCACGTTCGAGTCTGGTCCCTGCCTACCGGCCCGTTGCAGGAAAACGTCGTACTGGTGGCGGGCGCACAGGGCGAGGGCTTTCTCTTTGATCCTGGCGACGACGCCGAGCGAATTCTGGCCCTGATCCGTGATTCCGGCGTGACCGTGCGCGGCATTCTGCTGACGCACGCGCATTTCGACCACATTGGGGCCGTGCAGCCGGTGCGCGAGGCGTTGCAGGTTCCAGTCTGGCTGCATCCCGCCGATCTGCCGCTGTACAGCATGGGCGCGGCCTCGGCGGGGCGCTGGAACCTGCCCTTCATCCAGCCGGAGGCGCCGGACCACGACATCGCGCAGGACCAGATCTTCACGGCGGGCGACCTGACCCTGATGGCCCGCGAGTTGCCAGGGCACGCGCCGGGGCATGTGGTGTTTCTGGCGGGAACAGACGGCGAAAATGGTGTGGTGGTGGCGGGGGACACGCTGTTTCAGGGGAGCATCGGGCGCACGGACCTGCCGGGGGGGGACCACCCCACCCTGCTGGCGGGCATCAACCGTGAACTGCTGACGCTGCCCGACGCCACCGCCGTGTATTCGGGTCATGGCGGGGCCACCACCATTGGGGCAGAACGCCGCTGCAACCCTTTTTTGCGCTGA
- a CDS encoding DUF2270 domain-containing protein yields the protein MPGAGGGPGAMLAPGLTEVSYSTNQANALIHLYRAEVGKMTAWRQRLDMTTNWSVVTSAGLASFALGDVGNSHATFLFAMFMNYFFLRLEARRFRTYEIAHHRVRIMERFFYPAMLGDKVDPGWHQLLLAELSKPRSPMSRNDALGWRLGRNYLWIYAAVLLAWLAKLDLGQPKGYVLSFPDAFALADIGNFPGWLVFALVFVFYAYLIWLAMRAARTYPLEEG from the coding sequence ATGCCGGGGGCAGGTGGCGGGCCAGGGGCGATGCTCGCGCCCGGCCTGACGGAGGTCAGTTACAGTACCAACCAGGCCAACGCGCTGATCCACCTGTACCGCGCCGAGGTGGGCAAGATGACGGCGTGGCGTCAGCGGCTGGACATGACCACCAACTGGTCGGTGGTCACCAGCGCCGGCCTGGCCTCGTTTGCCCTGGGGGATGTGGGCAACAGCCACGCCACCTTCCTGTTCGCCATGTTCATGAACTACTTCTTCCTGCGGCTGGAAGCCCGGCGTTTCCGCACCTACGAGATCGCGCACCACCGCGTGCGGATCATGGAGCGTTTCTTCTACCCGGCCATGCTTGGCGATAAGGTGGACCCCGGCTGGCACCAGTTGCTGCTGGCCGAACTGAGCAAGCCGCGCAGCCCAATGAGCCGCAACGACGCGCTGGGCTGGCGGCTAGGGCGCAATTACCTGTGGATCTACGCGGCGGTGCTGCTGGCATGGTTAGCCAAGCTGGACCTGGGTCAGCCCAAGGGCTACGTCCTGAGCTTCCCCGACGCCTTCGCGCTGGCCGATATCGGCAACTTTCCGGGCTGGCTGGTGTTCGCCCTTGTCTTCGTGTTCTACGCCTATCTAATCTGGCTGGCCATGCGTGCCGCCCGCACGTATCCGCTGGAAGAGGGTTGA